The genomic segment ATATCTTGCATGGTTATTCTGATTAAGAATGAAAGGAATGAAGAAGCACTTTAGCCTTTTCCATTATGTTGACTTTTATACTCTGCGGGCATTTCAGGTTTCAGGACTCATGACTCCTGTGGTTGATCTCAGCAAGGAAAAATCAATGACTCATATTTCCATTGAGAGAAATATAACTTCCAGTCTCTGAGCAACGGCCCTTGCAACTATTTCAGATGTTGTGTAACAACATGTATAGAACTAGCTGATCATGTTTTAATGCCTTGGGGGTATTTTTATTGGCACTCTACTATGTTGCTATTGACAAGGAAGCAGGTATAATAAAGTGTATTACCGTTCttacaggccttgacaaattttctttggatctgggagccagccccaaaatttaGGAGATACATTTTTttatcttggttttttttttgtaccttGATGACCACATTTTCTtgttattgctaccacaaaacatAATCCTAACTTCTGTCCACAGTTTCTCAGACTTTTATCAATGCTATGACAATGGCaaggtagcatataaataaaCGGAGGGGGTGACCATCTTTGTCGTTACCACAATAAAAAGCTAATATCTAACCCTAATTCAGCTTCTTCTCCCTGGTTTCTCATAATttcattattgttttttaaaagctccatttaattgaatattAGAGCCAATTATACAGGCAACTGATTAAGAAATGAATTTATCTGTCCCCCATTAAATGGTATAAAGGAAAGTGTGCATATAAACAAACAATGTCTCATATTTCAGGTTCTGAAGGAAAATGGAGTACAAAGACCTCGACTTCTTCCCCCTTAATTTTTCCTCTGTAGGAAAAAATCTGTTTGGGAGGGGCAGAGGAGAAGGATCGTATCCTGTTAGGTTAATTATGTCAGACAGTAAAACATATTCTGATGCAAAATGATAAATCAGCTTTTTACTTCCACTGAGGATTACTGAGAGACTGCAGTAAAATCCTGGTTGAAAATACTAGGCACCACAATGAAATTTATAGACaacctggcacctgggatttgtcaagccctgcTGCTACATGTcatacagcgcaatcctaaaggggTAGTTGCAGAGCGCCCGGGGATGGTGCAGCAacttcctgagcagcttgctggctTGGctcagcaagctgaaaatgtaattttctcaaaaccctgtgaaactgctccattcagtttcacAGGGCTGCACCACCACTTTTGCTGGTGCAAATTCGTGCCGGCAAAAGGGggagttcccagggcaaaagggctcagggagctgactaaagtcagccctgccctggGAATGCTGCCTTTGGTGCCAGCATGAGACCTTGCACCTTAGAAGCGCTGTTGCCCGGTTCCTCAACCCTGGCATAAGTGGCCGTGCACCAGCATTAGCGCCCATTTAGTGACACTAACgctggtgcaggggtcacaccagctcctaaggccattcgccccctcccccttcaggattactCTGCCCGATTCAGAAAATTCTCTGAAGTAGACGAGTACAAAAATGTCAACTTATTTCCCCTACTTTCTCCTACTTTCTCCCCATTATGGGAAAAGATCTATTTGGGTAGAGCAAGAGAAGGATACTATCCTGTTAAATCCCCAAGAGAAGCAGAAGATAAATGTGATAAAGTAGGTTCTGTTGGTTTCAGCAGGGCCAAAGTATACATATTGACAGCTGCCAGGAAGGTGTCCTTGCTACAATTGGGTGGCAGGCattactttccttttccttcctttcctttccttttatcccttagaagctccttgatccgttgatcttgagcagtatatatctagtgtttgagggatataaggactgaaataaatcttgccactgacaatgtagccttgggatccctatcgcttaatggaaaaggcattatgtcagacacagaggcattagatttgtatgttaaaaggggggagatataatgtgatcaaagttcctcgtaaaagctgcattccaaaagggcatgagctagtgaatcgatagagccagaagagcaaaaacaggtcctgtctggatatagtatattcaaaattctgccctgcataaccatagaggggttagcattcaatctagctaaacagaaggctctagaaagacgaggagttgtcaaataatatgtataagcaggcaaaccacgtggtggtggtattcggCAGGCATTACTAGAGGTAGGGTTTACATCAGGCCTGGAAATATAtctatcctgtccctttaaaagaggcttaatatgtgggcATGGGCAGCTGGAGCTTTTCATGGGAAGGAGAGTAACAATATCATCtagtaaataatatcccattatggttctattaaagggacagcaggATTGCCAGCAAGACAGTGGTTATAACACATTATGTCTTCTGACTCTCCTTGGAAAATTTCATTTTATAATGGTCTTTTAGTTAAGATGTGAAATTCTCGATTACATTGTGCATTTTGCcttatttttggctttttgtagGCTGACTATGGAAGAAGCGCACAAAACCAGCAGTAGCAATTCAGCAACACCCCCACAAACACCATCTTTACAAGGTACCGCTCTACAAGCAGCTCAGCTTTCTCGTGTTTCTCAACAGGTAAAGAAAGCTACATAGACTAGGTCTTCTGAGGAATATTTTAAGTATGTTAATTGCAGTTTTCCTGTGCAAGGTTGCTTTTTAATCAGTTAATTGAGTATGTTTATGTAATTACATgggatttttatttaaatttggCCTTTGTAAATTGAATTGAAAATGCATCCAGATAACTAGATATTTTCAAATCCCATACAGTGCAAACACTTTCCCCCTGTTGGTTTTAGATCATCTTCAACAATAACCTAGGCAGATAAGCTCAATAATGAAGATTGGACTTTTTTGAAAATATTGCTGATCCCCACTGTGGTGTTTAATGTAAGAGTTACCAAGTCAGAGTACTTTTAAAAGTTGCCTTATAACCACAGAACAACTATGCTAAAACTGTATAAATGGTGATCAGTATGCTGTTCAGTTATTtagaaatttcaaaaaaaaatccctggcaaagaaaacaaGCACACAAAAAAGGCCGCAGTCCTTTAGGCACTGATATTGTGTTGAAACAAGTAGAGACTGTACTTGCTAGATTGCATcttaaaatgcatatttttaGATCCTGaagcagatttaaaaaacaaaaaaccaagatGCCATTATtaaggttggattttaaaaaaatcagatcttAATAGTGGCATCTTGgtttttctgtactttttcctgcgactcttctgtgtgtttttgcataggtttttgttttgtttcccaagAGTGGTACTCAACAGCCCTTTTTGATTTGGTAAATGAAGCTTAACAGTCATAAAGATCACGGTTGGTTTGACTGCCAGATATTATCTTTGAGGTTATCTTGTGTCCACTTGAAAATGCATACAGCAGTTATTTTCCCTCAAGCCTCAAAATTATTTTTACTGAAACTGAACCACTTTTTTAAAGTGGCGCTCAATCTGAGCAGTCTGTCCCAGTGGAATTACAATAATGCAGTTCTGCAATCCAATCCAAATGGTATTTTATCTGTAGGCACTTGTTTTTGTTGTCTGTATGGTATGTTTgttgaagagccctgtggcgcagagtgcagtggtaaggtgcagtactgcagtcaaaagctctgctcacgacctgagttcgatcctgacggaagttggtttcaggtagccggctcaaggttgactcagccttccattcttccaaggtcggtaaaatgagtacccagcttgctgggggtaaagtgtagatgactttggaaggcaatggcaaaccaccccataaacacagtctgcctagtaaacgtcgggatgtgacatcaccccatgggtcagtaatgacccggtgcttgcacaggggactacctctaCCTATGGTATGTTTCATGACTTGGCTAATAAGCTGTTGATTTGTTGTAGATGTCTCTTAGAGGTCCAGCTCCAGTGACGGTGGTACAGCTTCCTGGGGATCAGGTCCAGGGAGTAATTCATACAGTTCAGACCTCCTCTGTAATTCACTCACCACAAGGGCACTCAGCGCAGGTAACTACTATCTTTGGAAGCTTTACTGTTAGCTTTGACTGAATTCTGCCTCAGTGTATTTTAGTCAGCTTGGCACTGTAAGTGAAATGGTGATATATTTTCAGAAGgtaagggagagaaagaaaaatgcagGCTAGCACAAACTTTGCGTAAATTGTTTGGGATCGGTTTTTATGACtaaaatatttaatattgtaTTAGATGCTGtatagattaaaaacaaaaacatgtccCTGccagtggcttacattgtttaaCAAGACAAGACACAAAAGGGGTAAGGAATAATTATATATAATCAAATACATTTCTATATAGTAAGATTAAAAGGTAATCTGAATGAGTTATTCATGCATTACTTGGTAAATGCAGTAACCAGTGAATAATTTGAATCTGTTAAATGCCAAGCTTCAGTCAAACACTTCAAAATGGGAGCAGGGCCTGTGATGACTAATGCTAGTTCATGGCAAGCTAATGATGCAAAATCATCTGGTTTTAGCCATTATTTTTGTTCATCTTTTAAGAACTGGGTGTGTCTAACAGATTACAGGCCACATAAAATGTTCTCTCCCTTCAGTGGGGTTACACTCTGTGTAAGTCCCCAAGGCTGCTTTGCTAAGCTGATGGCAATGGGCCAGTGGGGCTCTCCTAGCTTTGGACAGCGATTTATGTAAAGTAAGGTAACTCAGATCACAAATCCTGCATCTGTCACATCTATATTGGTGGCATCTTTTGTACTAGTGTGACACTAGCTGCTTGAGCAAGAGAGTGGGAAAGGCTCTGCACAACCTTTTCCACTGAAATCTGTATTTAGTCATTGCTGTAAAACCTCAGCTTTATATCCATCCATTATAGCGACAGATGAAAGGACAAGGGAGTCTCTGTTCATGTGTAGATGCAGCTGAAGGGCATTTAGCAGCATCCCATTTAAGACTATTTATTCTCCTGGTGAAAGTATTCACCATGAAACTAATAATTTCCTGAAATAATTGCCCTGTGAATGCCAATGTATTTCCTGTGGCacagcatcacttccagtgcCACCACCAATATAATGAATCCATAGAGTGCACATTCAGAATCAAAATCTAACTCCTGTGAAAAATGTTTAGATATCTTGGGGTACGTGACATCCTGAGGAGTGAAAAATTGAAGTTCATGCTCCAATGCTTTGCGCTGTGAGTAGGCTTGGGAAGTTTAAAACATTGAAGAGATCAAACATGTGCAGATACTCTTCAGTATTGTACCATATCAGAATCAGCACACAAGAGTTGCTGGATTGTCTATGATGCTCAGGCAAAATGTACTCACATATGCTCCTGCCATTCCCAGGGAACTAATTTTCAAGGAGTTAGGTGCAGCTGCTTCTCCTGTTTTAGATGAggactgggtatgtgtgtgtgagagaaaataGTTAATCCAAAAGCTGCCATTCTACTACTAGACCATAgattttgtcacttgttgatgttacaacaCATCTGGAGACATAATTATTTTTTTGCACCAGATACTTGTGTGAGcaagataccatgatcagtgTTATTAATTCACATCTAGCCACAAGGATATAAGGTTTacaaatttcagataaaataccttgtaaagtgcatttctggaagtgtttttgaataatcatgttttgtataatttgaccactgaggaaggcccaagaggtcAAAATgtgtatggtctattggtcatttatattttacatatcatcaacggtgttgattatttttgtaaatatataaatatattcttAAAGAATTTTTAGTTCTCTTAGTTTgttccccccttttgttgttgtctATTGTGATGTAGATAATCCAGCTCTGTTATTTCTGGAAGATATAAACAGTGCAGCTTTTGGGCTAAAGACAATTTAGAAACGTAGCACAATCTTTGCATGGTGACAGAAGCACTcggttatttttgtgtgtgtgtcttgcttGAATAGCATACTTTTTCACAAACTGTGTCTCCCTGTAGATCTTAGGTTGCTACTTCTCAGTTcattataaataaaatatgttaatGTGTGTTTCTTTAAGAACACCAGAAACATTATTGGCATTTGTGAAATTGCAAAGGAAACACATGCAATAAAAGGCTTGAGTCCTTGAGAAGCCTTTAAGAAAAGCTTACTTGCTTTGTATTCTTCCTCTGTAATATTTTGCTTTGTCTAAATGTGGGTGttcaaagtgctgtcaagttgcagccaaattatggcgaccccttatggggttttcaaggcaagaggctaacagaggtggtttgccattgccttcctctggaaagccaccctggtattccttagtggtctgccatccaaatattaaccgtgcttagcttctgagatctggtgggattttgttgacaaattgggaaaatgtgatttagatcctattactgttaggtggatctgtaccTGGTTAATAGATCACACCCAGAGAGTGCTTGTTAATCGTTCCTCATCCATTTGGAGAGGAGTGagtagtggagtgcctcagggatctgtcctgggccttgtactgttcaacatctttataaatgatttggatgaaggaatagaggggatgctttctaaatttgcagatgacactaaattgggaggggtagcaaatacggtagaagatagagccaggatacaggatgatcttgacaggctggagaattgggctaaaactaataaaatgcatttcaacagagataaatgtaaagttctgcatttaggtaggaaaaaatcaaatgcatagttataggatgggagaggcttgtcttagcagtagtgtgtgcgaaaaggatcctggggtcttagtagatcaatccctgaacatgagtcagcaatgtgatgcagtagctaaaaaggtaaatgtaatcttgggctgtatcaacagaagtatagtgtccagatcacgtgaagtgattgTATCGCTttagtctgctctggttagacctcacctagaatattgtgttcagttttggcaccacaatttaagaaggatgttggcaagctggaacgtgtccagaggagggtaacaaaaatggtgaggggtttggagaccaagtcctatgaggaaaggttgaaggagctgggtatgtttagcctgaagaggagaagactgagaggtgataggataaccatcttcaagtacttgaagggctgtcatatagaggatggtgctgagttgttttctgttgccgcagaaggtcagaccagcgggttgaaattaaatcaaaagagtttccgtctagacattaggaagaattttctaactgttagagcaattcctcagtcgaacaggcttcctcaggaggtggtaagctctccttccctggaggtttttaagcagaggctagatggccatctgtcagcaatgctgattctatgaccttaggcagatcatgagagggagggcatcttggccatcttctgggcattgagtaggggtcactgggggtgtgagggggaggtagttgtgaatttcctgcattgtgcagggggttggactagatgactctggtggtcccttccatctctatgattctatgggaacaggctagcctgagtcatccaggtcagggtgttccttatatagagagagagagagagagaaagagagagatattTGTTTTAGCTAAATTAGTACTTTTCTTATTTTCACCCTTTCACTGCAATTCTTGCTCCTTCCCTCCCAGTCGAAAGCAGAAGGCTGCTAAACATGCTGTAGCCCTGTTAAAGCTTGACACTGTTTTCAATGTGAGTACAAATGTCATCTTCTTAACATGCCTAAAAACCATGCCCACCATTTTCTCATGCTCAGAGCATGATGTTTATAGCTCTTATGTATTTTTCAATGTTTGTTTTTCACCTCCCAATGTAATGGGTTAGAACTCTGATCTCTGTATATGGGGTCAGAATTAAaactctaataataataataaacatactTAACATGTTCTTCATTTAAATAAATTTGTCTAGGAAGAAACCGTTTTGCAAGTTTTTAGAGACATCGTATCAGTTACATTTACCAAAAAGTTGCATCATGCAGGCTCATTTGTTATTATACAATATGACATAGTGTACATCCTTCAGGTATCTTTGTCGGAGAGTGAGGATTCACAAGATTCCTCAGATAGCATAAGCTCTTCACAGAACGCCAGAGGTATTCTTGCACGCCGTCCGTCTTACAGGTCAGTGCTTTATACAAAAGTAATATTCAGATATTAAACAACACATGTTTTATGGGAAATTCAAGTTTGGAGTATCAAGCCTGCAAACTAATTCTGGAACTCTCCTGCAGCAAATCTCTTtctctcaaaaaaacaaaaagagagccTCTGAAACATAGGTGCTTGGGCTATACCCTCAGAAGACCTATCTATGACTGTAATTTTTAGGTATATATTAGACCTGCTGTTTTAGGAAATGATAATTAAAATCAAAAGCCATAAAGTATCACTGTTTACCTTTTTCAGTGGATTTTGATTCTGTCTCCATAGTGCTtttttcagttgtaattccacaatttgacaataaaaaaattaatgctcAGAAATGTGCCATGAAGTAGATATTGCACTACTTGTTTGTGAAGATTTTCCGCAAAATGTGTCTGAAATCTTTTGTGTACTAATACTATTTTAACAGAAAAATCTTCAACGATCTTTCTTCGGAAGACACGCGGGATAGGAAAGGAGATGAAGCAAATCCTGGTGTCTCTACAATCACATCAATGTCTGTTCCTACACCTGTTTACCAAACCAGCACCGGACAATACAGTatgtattattaataataatctgCACTGGATTAACTGGAATGTGATTTAAGGTTAATTTAGCATTCATGTTAATAATAATTTGGATTCAAAGATGCCCTTCCATTCATGGAGGACTCTTCCATTAATGGAAGGAGTTGTACTGTGAGTGGAAGATGCCTCTGTGAACTGAACTGCACCTATGTATccaaccccatgggtcagttcaGGTGTAACTCACAGCCATGCTTGATTTTAATTCTGGTTAGTCTGTGAGGCCATGGTTCATTCCAAGATGATCATTGAATCCTGATGTGTCTCAGCAAATCTTGACTTCGGTGCTGTCACTCTTTCACCCAACTCTCCACTAGAGACTCACCTGGTATCTCAGCCTGCCCCTCTGTGTCCAAATAATGAAGAACACACATCACATCATCCATTCCTTGGGCATTGTGGAAAggtgaaatataaatattttagttaAATATATACTTTTAATTAAATAAACTTGCTTACTGTTGGCTGCTGGCCCACATGAGGGTGGGGGAGCTTATCTCAGTAATATTCAGCTACTTTCAAAACAGCAATTAGCCACTGAAAGAGGGAGACTTCCCTCCTTGGAAGACAGCCAAAGAAGTTGCAAGTCTTATTTCACCATAAACTCTGGATGATAAACTGCTGCTAGCAACTTCCATGCTGCCTGCACATACTCTCCATGTATTCTGTCTCTGCTCCAGGGTTTACAAGATGCTTGGTGCAGATACTGTACGTgcaagtgcacacacacacacacacacacacacaaacagactctgTCTTAATAGAGTGTTAATTACTGGAGTCTATAACCCCTCAAAAGCACGCTGAAGAGAacccattttcatttattttcatttacttaattttatttactttatttatttacttcattatatcccacctttctcccaaatggggacccaaagcagcttacaccctTGTcacctcttctattttatcctaagCACATATGAATCGTGTTAAATGCGCTTGACTGAACACAGAGAAAGCAGGTACCAAGCAATATCAGGTGTGAATGCTAACATAGATTGGATATAAAGGGAGGAAAACCTGCTATGAGAAACACTGGGGTAGAGAGTTGCTTTCTTCCCAGTCCATTGTATCAGTACAACAAATGTGAGTAGGATGCTTGTTTAATCCCCTTTGTTGCTGGAGGACAGGCAGTTAAGATACCCTGGGTTTCTCTGGCATTGCTTTTCTCCCCTTAGGGATGTATGGAAGGAGCGTGCCATACTGCTGTGTTTTTAAGAGAGTGGAGGCAGGGATGGTGAGAGGAGTCTCCTGCCCTGCAGACTCAGTGTCAAGAAcagggggcgggtgggggggagtctgGTCACTAGCAAGAGCCATTTTATTTTTTGAGCCACTTTTGCCAGATGGGTATGCATGAATCATCAGCAGCAAACTAACCAGAATTAAACTAAGGTACTGCATTTGCATAGTTGAGACTAACTTTGTTTAATCCAGCTTCATACCCTGGCTTCAGATTCTGGTTTGAGGGAGCTGAACGAACAGTAGTTAGTGTGGTGGCATGAACACACCTGATCACTGTGGCTAGCTTAATTAAATCATGAACTTGTGTTATATCTGAAGAGAGCCAATGTCTAGAGATACCTTCTGAAAGTGTTATTTTATATTTTGGGAATGTTTCTCTGTTAGGAAATCAGAATCTGCAAGTGGCATGGTTCAGATGTAGCAGCATCATTACACGAAGATGCTTCAGGGATTCTCAGGCTCACATGCTCCCTTCTGTCCTCCCTCCACTCAAGGCTTGATAGTAAAATTGTGCTTGCTTGTTTacttatagtccatctttctcattgagactccaAGAAGATTGAAATTTGTAGCAATGCAATAAATATAGTGTAAGAAATAGAATAGATGTTATAATAAAATTTGGAATACAAAGTGGGAAAACAATGCAACAGTATAAAACATAGCATAAGAAATGAAAAAACTGGATTACTGAAATGAGAAAATAATGGAGTAAAAACAAgaaatgcatacaataaacagtgtcATAAATTACAGCCCTTGTCCCTTTGTAAAAGTGTCCTCCTGAACAATTATATGTAACTACAGCCCtgtccccttttttaaaaaaagccctcctgaatagtcctgttttacacattctgcagaatgacagaagtgtgggagcctttctTACCTCCTCATGCTGGCCATTTCACAGGCAACTGCTGATCTTactcatttgcagggtggcacttcAGTCTTTGTGTAGTGGAGCATGGCTGTTGCAGTGGGGCATATTGGGAGAGGTGGTCTTTCAAATATGTGAGGCCTAGACTGTGAAGTGCTTTGCAGGAGATAGTTgataccttgaactgaacctagGAACTAATTGGTAACCGTGACAAGCCTTTTTTCCCTACTGAGGGGATGGACACAGCCTCCTGAGATTTTTTGGGATCTAGGGTTGTTTTAACctagaaaccttcccctcagttactaGGTGTTCTAAAGGTAGTGAGTTTAtgggctttgggtttgctgccgTGAGGAGtttatggagatcactgaggcaggatttgaatataaacaacaaagaagatttatttattttagggaCAGTCTCAGGGAATAGAACAGTAGCACAGATCTCTGGGCAGACAAAGGAGAAGCTGACTCAAACATTTAAATCAATTTTGGCTTTCGAGGGTAGATAGAATTTTTAACGCTTTCAAACAGGCTATTACTGATTAGCCACTATGTTGGATCATCTCATACACACTCAGGATTccacctgccctttcccaagtgtcagactaaatggtaccaGGTCTGCTCATCCCCAAAGACAGGTCTTATAAAGGGGTGCTCTGTTCTTTCTcagagatagagctaaaccaTTCTGCCACTCTACCAACCAGAGCTACCCCTCACTCtgtctgctccttttttcctgagccagacctgagctgtcactgcCTTCTCTGTCTCAGGTAGAACTCCcctcttctccagcaataatTTTGGATACAGTATGACCCCAAGCCTAAACATTGAGTCAGCAAGAGCCCGCTGAACCCCATCTGATCTGGGAAGCACTCTTCCAAGAACTTAGCCTACCCAGCCAGTATCACCtcagtcttgtcaggattcaCTTACAGTTTGTTCCcctttagccatttaaccacagcatcTAGATGCTGGCTCAAGACCTCTGCAGCAGCGCTGGGCATCCAGATAAAGAAATGCAGAGCTGGGTATCATTGGCATAATGATGACACCCAACTTCAAAACCACAAATGATTTctcctaccgtatatacccgtgtataagccgacccgcgtataagccgaggtgcctaatttctccccaaaaatggggaaaaattaggcacccacgtataagccgagggtcggcttataactcccccccccccgcaggcttacctgactggctcctggcggcgaaaagcggcgcAGCCCCGGTGGGGgtggctttcctgcagccgcaggaggccgcccccaggccgctccgggtgGCGGAAAGCGGCATGGGCcaggcagcctcccaggcaggccccgctggccgctcccaggccactcccaggcgagcgggtcggcggtgggggggggtcggcggcgaggcctgcctgctcccaggcaggcccctctggccgctcccaggccgctcccaggcgagcgggccggcggcggggggggggcggcgggggcggcggcgaggcctgtctgctcccaggcaggccccgctggccgctcccaggccgctcccaggcgagcgggccggcggagAAGGATGGCGAcagtggtaagtttccctcctccctcctccctcctcccccctccccttgcctaccgtattgacccgtgtataagccgagttggcttttttcagccctttttttgggctgaaaaactcggcttatacgcgagtatatacggtaagtgctTTACATAGaagttaaatagcatgggggttAAGACTGAGCCTTGTGGAGCACCACAGGACAAGTCCCACAGTGATAAAAACTTGTCTTCAACAGCAGCCCTCTGAGTCTGATCCTTAAAGAAAGATTTAAACCAATCCAAAGCACATCCTCTAATACCTGTTTCTGCTTCTAGGTTTTTAAATTTTGTGCTTTCATGCTACCATAGACTGTTTCTGTTCCCTGCAGTCCAGGATTCAAACTAGGATCTAAATCAGAGTTTGGAATTCTGGCTTGGAAGGAACAGGACAAACAATAAGTGGTTCAGTCATAACTGCATGGAAAGGGAGGCGGGAGGGATGATTGCGAACCGAATGATTCCCCCTGACTCATTTGACAACCATGGTTTGCTGTTACATCTGAACCATGCCGCTGATCGGAAGAAGATAGAGGCAAATGGAAATGTTTCTCATCTCTTCTGGCTG from the Euleptes europaea isolate rEulEur1 chromosome 1, rEulEur1.hap1, whole genome shotgun sequence genome contains:
- the ATF1 gene encoding cyclic AMP-dependent transcription factor ATF-1 isoform X1 encodes the protein MEEAHKTSSSNSATPPQTPSLQGTALQAAQLSRVSQQMSLRGPAPVTVVQLPGDQVQGVIHTVQTSSVIHSPQGHSAQVSLSESEDSQDSSDSISSSQNARGILARRPSYRKIFNDLSSEDTRDRKGDEANPGVSTITSMSVPTPVYQTSTGQYIAIAPNGPLQLSNPVTESVQGLQTFTNVAGTSLVQYVQTSDGQQILVPNNQVVVQTASGDMQTYHIRSTPTTTSLPQTVVMTTPLTSQSTKTDDPQLKREIRLMKNREAARECRRKKKEYVKCLENRVAVLENQNKTLIEELKTLKDLYCH